A genomic region of Rhizobium indicum contains the following coding sequences:
- a CDS encoding ABC transporter substrate-binding protein, whose product MTLNLTRRTMIAAAGFTALTFIGLSSAAAQEKKTVALVQINQQALFFNQMNEGAQKAADAAGVKLVIFNANNETTAQNSAIETYVQEKVSGLAVVAIDVNGIMPAVKQAADAGIPVVAIDAILPDGPQKAQIGVDNAAAGADMGKYFLDYVKANMGGKAKLGVVGALNSFIQNIRQEGFEKTLKGVDGIEMAGVVDGQNIQDNALAAAENLITANPDLTAIYATGEPALMGAIAAVQSQGKQDKIKVFGWDLTAEAIAGIDAGFVVAVVQQDPAAMGGAAVDALVKASAGEAVTKTISVPITIVTKENVEPYRAVFK is encoded by the coding sequence ATGACACTGAATTTGACAAGACGAACGATGATCGCCGCCGCCGGCTTCACGGCATTGACCTTCATCGGCCTGTCCAGCGCCGCGGCGCAGGAAAAGAAGACCGTCGCGCTGGTGCAGATCAACCAGCAGGCACTTTTCTTCAACCAGATGAATGAGGGCGCCCAGAAGGCGGCCGATGCCGCCGGCGTCAAGCTGGTGATCTTCAACGCCAACAACGAGACGACGGCGCAGAACAGCGCCATCGAAACCTATGTCCAGGAAAAGGTCTCCGGCCTTGCGGTCGTGGCGATCGACGTCAATGGTATCATGCCGGCGGTCAAGCAGGCGGCCGATGCCGGCATTCCCGTCGTCGCCATCGATGCCATCCTGCCTGATGGCCCGCAGAAGGCACAGATCGGCGTCGACAATGCCGCGGCCGGCGCCGATATGGGCAAATACTTCCTCGACTACGTCAAGGCGAACATGGGCGGCAAAGCCAAGCTCGGCGTTGTCGGCGCGCTGAACTCGTTCATCCAGAACATCCGCCAGGAGGGCTTTGAAAAGACCCTGAAAGGCGTCGACGGCATTGAAATGGCCGGCGTCGTCGATGGGCAGAACATCCAGGACAACGCCCTTGCGGCGGCTGAAAACCTGATCACCGCCAATCCTGACCTGACCGCGATCTACGCCACCGGCGAGCCGGCCTTGATGGGGGCGATCGCCGCCGTCCAGAGCCAGGGCAAGCAGGATAAGATCAAGGTGTTCGGCTGGGATCTGACTGCCGAAGCCATTGCCGGCATCGATGCCGGCTTCGTCGTCGCCGTCGTCCAGCAGGATCCGGCCGCAATGGGCGGTGCCGCCGTCGACGCACTCGTCAAGGCCTCGGCCGGCGAAGCCGTCACCAAGACGATCTCGGTGCCGATCACCATCGTCACCAAGGAGAATGTCGAGCCGTACCGGGCCGTCTTCAAATGA
- a CDS encoding ATP-binding cassette domain-containing protein produces MIESGQRDIAAAASGGLAPSGTGTSGGTRSDPRISLRGIRKSFGSHQALRGVDLDIFPGECLGLVGDNAAGKSTLTKIISGTYIPDAGTITMEGEEVRFSGPADARGRNIEMVFQDLSLCDHIDVVGNLFLGRELSRGPFLDTRTMLAEARKMLDSLEIRIPRLTGKVAQLSGGQRQAIAIARAASFKPKVLIMDEPTSALAVAEVEAVLALINRVKANGVSVILITHRLQDLFRVCDRIAVMYEGTKVAERQIGSTNLEDLVRLIVGEGARQ; encoded by the coding sequence ATGATCGAAAGCGGACAGCGTGACATCGCTGCCGCCGCTTCCGGAGGGCTCGCACCCTCCGGAACCGGAACTTCCGGCGGCACCCGATCCGACCCGCGCATCTCGCTACGCGGCATCCGCAAGTCGTTCGGCTCGCACCAGGCCCTGCGCGGCGTCGATCTCGACATCTTCCCCGGCGAATGCCTGGGCCTCGTCGGCGATAACGCCGCCGGCAAATCGACACTGACGAAAATCATCTCGGGAACCTACATTCCCGATGCCGGCACAATCACCATGGAAGGCGAAGAGGTTCGTTTCTCCGGCCCCGCGGATGCGCGTGGGCGTAACATCGAAATGGTGTTCCAGGATCTCAGTCTCTGCGATCATATCGATGTCGTCGGCAATCTCTTTCTCGGCCGTGAACTCAGCCGCGGGCCGTTTCTCGACACCAGGACGATGTTGGCCGAAGCGCGCAAGATGCTGGATTCGCTTGAGATCCGCATCCCGAGGCTGACCGGCAAGGTCGCTCAGCTCTCCGGCGGGCAGCGCCAGGCGATCGCCATTGCGCGCGCCGCCTCGTTCAAGCCGAAGGTGCTGATCATGGACGAGCCGACGTCAGCACTTGCAGTCGCGGAGGTCGAAGCGGTGCTGGCCCTGATCAACCGCGTCAAGGCGAACGGCGTTTCGGTGATCCTCATCACCCACCGGCTGCAGGACCTCTTCCGGGTCTGCGACCGCATCGCGGTGATGTACGAGGGCACGAAGGTGGCCGAGCGGCAGATCGGCAGCACCAACCTCGAGGATCTCGTCAGGCTGATCGTCGGTGAAGGAGCCAGACAATGA
- a CDS encoding ABC transporter permease, translating to MTAYTERGHGSRVADFFGEHAQVLSIAIFFLACMIFFSIGSETFFTLGNILNIVRQAAPILIVAIAMTFVIITGGIDLSVGSQVALVNAVAAIVMAMGVPWPSVVIGMLVLGGFMGLVQGWFTAYQGIPAFIVTLAGLSILRGLALYLTQGYSIPIKDAPGFFALGRGEILSFPIPAVIAVVIAILGYVVITATKYGRQVVAVGSNAEAARRVGMPAKWIIASVYIISGVACAVAGLLIAARLGSGSSNAAVGFELQVIAAVVLGGTSLMGGRGTILGTVLGTLTIAVIGNGLILMHISPFFTQIVTGAIILVAIWLNTRIFTANFHFRLGRKG from the coding sequence ATGACGGCTTATACGGAACGCGGCCACGGCTCGCGCGTCGCCGATTTCTTCGGTGAACACGCACAGGTCCTGTCGATCGCCATTTTCTTCCTGGCCTGCATGATCTTCTTCTCGATCGGCAGCGAAACCTTCTTCACGCTCGGCAATATCCTGAACATCGTGCGCCAGGCTGCTCCCATCCTGATTGTCGCCATCGCCATGACCTTCGTCATCATCACCGGCGGCATCGATCTGTCGGTCGGCTCGCAGGTCGCCCTCGTCAATGCGGTCGCGGCGATCGTCATGGCGATGGGTGTTCCCTGGCCGTCGGTCGTCATCGGCATGCTCGTGCTCGGCGGCTTCATGGGGCTGGTTCAGGGCTGGTTTACCGCCTATCAGGGGATTCCGGCCTTTATCGTCACGCTCGCCGGCCTCTCGATCCTGCGCGGCCTGGCGCTCTATCTGACCCAGGGCTATTCCATCCCGATCAAGGATGCACCGGGCTTCTTCGCGCTCGGTCGGGGCGAAATCCTCAGCTTCCCGATCCCGGCGGTCATTGCCGTCGTCATCGCCATTCTCGGTTACGTCGTCATCACCGCGACCAAATATGGCCGGCAGGTCGTAGCGGTCGGCTCCAATGCGGAGGCGGCGCGGCGTGTCGGCATGCCCGCCAAATGGATCATCGCCTCGGTCTATATCATCTCCGGCGTCGCCTGCGCCGTCGCCGGCCTGCTGATTGCCGCTCGCCTCGGCTCCGGTTCGTCCAATGCCGCCGTCGGTTTCGAGCTGCAGGTAATCGCCGCCGTCGTGCTCGGCGGAACGTCGCTGATGGGCGGACGCGGCACCATCCTCGGCACCGTGCTCGGCACGCTGACCATCGCCGTCATCGGCAATGGCCTGATCCTGATGCACATATCGCCGTTCTTCACCCAGATCGTCACCGGCGCCATCATCCTCGTCGCCATCTGGCTGAACACGCGCATCTTCACGGCCAATTTCCATTTCCGGCTGGGCAGGAAAGGATGA
- a CDS encoding phosphotriesterase family protein, which produces MSEQTADSLSEAHVHSGKVMTVTGPVSADALGVTLMHEHILNDCRCWWHAPKTPERQYLAESFVCMEILGELRQDPFVNKHNITLDDEHLAVAELKDFATAGGRTVVEPTCKGIGRDPLALRRISEASGLNIVMGAGYYLGSSHPEGVAAMSVDDIALEIVREAREGVDGTGVRIGLIGEIGVSSDFTAEEEKSLRGAARAQVLTGLPLMVHLPGWFRLGHRVLDVVAQEGADLRHTVLCHMNPSHDDIAYQSELAERGAFIEYDMIGMDFFYADQQVQCPSDEEAARAIVRLVETGYLDRILLSHDVFLKMMLTHYGGNGYAYILRHFLPRLQRHGLDRTVLDEMMRSNPRRVFHAGG; this is translated from the coding sequence ATGAGCGAACAGACAGCAGATAGCCTGTCCGAAGCGCATGTCCACTCCGGCAAGGTGATGACCGTTACCGGCCCCGTTTCGGCGGATGCACTCGGCGTGACGCTGATGCACGAGCATATCCTCAACGACTGCCGCTGCTGGTGGCATGCGCCGAAGACGCCGGAACGGCAATATCTCGCCGAAAGCTTCGTCTGCATGGAGATCCTCGGCGAACTCAGGCAGGATCCCTTCGTCAACAAGCACAATATCACGCTCGACGACGAACATCTGGCGGTGGCCGAACTCAAGGACTTCGCCACGGCGGGCGGGCGCACCGTGGTGGAACCGACCTGCAAGGGCATCGGCCGTGATCCGCTGGCGCTCCGGCGCATCTCCGAAGCGTCCGGCCTCAACATCGTGATGGGGGCCGGTTATTACCTCGGATCCTCACATCCGGAAGGCGTCGCGGCAATGAGCGTCGATGACATCGCATTAGAGATCGTCCGCGAGGCCAGGGAAGGCGTCGACGGCACCGGCGTCAGGATCGGCCTGATCGGCGAGATCGGCGTCTCCTCGGATTTCACCGCCGAGGAAGAAAAATCGCTGCGCGGCGCTGCCCGGGCGCAAGTGCTGACCGGGCTTCCCCTGATGGTGCATCTGCCGGGTTGGTTCCGCCTCGGCCACCGCGTGCTCGACGTGGTGGCGCAAGAGGGGGCGGATCTCCGCCACACCGTGCTTTGCCACATGAATCCATCGCATGACGACATTGCCTATCAGAGCGAGCTGGCGGAGCGTGGCGCATTCATCGAATACGACATGATCGGCATGGACTTCTTCTATGCCGACCAGCAGGTGCAGTGCCCGAGCGACGAGGAGGCGGCGCGCGCGATCGTGCGTCTTGTCGAGACCGGATATCTCGACCGGATTCTTCTGTCGCACGACGTCTTTCTGAAGATGATGCTGACGCATTACGGCGGCAATGGCTACGCCTATATCCTTCGCCATTTTCTTCCCCGTCTTCAGCGGCACGGCCTCGACAGGACGGTTCTCGACGAGATGATGCGCAGCAATCCGCGCCGCGTCTTTCATGCCGGGGGCTAA
- a CDS encoding glutamine amidotransferase produces MTKKILLVGESWVSSATHYKGFDQFGSVTFHLGAEPLVKALAGSAFELTYMPAHEAVEKFPFDMAGLDVYDAIILSDIGANSLLLPPDVWLHSRTVPNRLKLLKAWVEKGGGLLMVGGYFSFQGIDGKARWRRTPVEDTLPVTCLPYDDRVEIPEGTVAEVVKPEHPTMRGLEGAWPVLLGVNEVEVRDRADVEIVARLPEDQGGHPLLVVGTHGTGRTAAWTSDIGPHWLSPAFCEWEGYDRLWKNILGWLTEKQA; encoded by the coding sequence ATGACCAAGAAAATCCTCCTTGTCGGCGAGAGCTGGGTCAGCTCCGCCACGCACTACAAAGGCTTCGACCAGTTCGGCAGCGTCACCTTCCATCTCGGCGCCGAACCGCTGGTGAAGGCGCTCGCCGGCAGCGCCTTCGAGCTCACCTACATGCCGGCGCACGAGGCAGTGGAGAAATTCCCCTTCGATATGGCGGGGCTCGACGTCTATGACGCCATCATCCTCTCCGATATCGGTGCCAATTCGCTGCTGCTGCCGCCGGATGTGTGGCTGCATTCGCGCACCGTGCCGAACCGGCTGAAGCTTCTGAAGGCATGGGTGGAAAAGGGTGGCGGCCTGTTGATGGTCGGCGGCTATTTCTCCTTCCAGGGCATCGACGGCAAGGCGCGCTGGCGTCGCACCCCCGTCGAAGACACGCTGCCCGTCACGTGCCTGCCTTATGACGACCGCGTCGAGATCCCCGAGGGAACTGTTGCCGAGGTGGTGAAGCCGGAGCATCCGACGATGCGGGGTCTCGAAGGTGCATGGCCGGTGCTTCTCGGCGTCAACGAGGTTGAAGTGCGCGACCGGGCCGACGTCGAGATCGTCGCACGTCTGCCCGAGGATCAGGGCGGCCATCCGTTGCTCGTCGTCGGTACGCATGGCACTGGGCGGACGGCGGCCTGGACGTCGGATATCGGCCCGCACTGGCTCTCGCCCGCTTTCTGCGAATGGGAAGGTTATGACCGGCTCTGGAAGAACATCCTCGGCTGGCTCACCGAAAAGCAGGCATGA
- a CDS encoding BtpA/SgcQ family protein, translating to MQEISDRPSNAIRDIFGRDKVLIGMIHCPAFPGAPRYRGAAMDTIYDACMRDAEACVEGGLHGLIIENHGDVPFSKPEDIGPETTGFMSVVTDRIARAAGIPLGVNVLANAPIPAFAIAMAGGAKFIRVNQWANAYVANEGFMEGRAAEAMRYRSLLRAEHIKVFADSHVKHGSHAIVADRSIQELTRDLAFFDADGVIATGQRTGNSATMEEIEEIGAATHLPLLVGSGVNKDNIVDILSRTNGVIVASSLKHGGVWWNPVDVERVRAFRAAAEPGLEG from the coding sequence ATGCAGGAAATTTCGGACAGGCCGTCCAACGCCATCAGGGATATCTTCGGCAGGGACAAGGTTTTGATCGGCATGATCCATTGCCCCGCCTTTCCGGGTGCGCCGCGCTACCGGGGGGCTGCGATGGATACGATTTACGACGCGTGCATGCGCGACGCCGAAGCCTGCGTGGAAGGCGGCCTGCACGGGCTGATCATCGAAAATCACGGCGATGTGCCGTTTTCGAAGCCCGAGGATATCGGCCCCGAGACGACGGGGTTCATGTCCGTCGTCACCGATCGGATCGCGCGCGCAGCCGGCATTCCGCTTGGCGTCAACGTGCTGGCCAATGCGCCGATCCCGGCCTTCGCCATCGCCATGGCAGGCGGGGCCAAATTCATCCGCGTCAATCAGTGGGCCAATGCCTATGTCGCCAATGAAGGTTTCATGGAGGGCAGGGCCGCCGAAGCCATGCGCTATCGCTCGCTGCTCAGGGCCGAGCATATCAAGGTCTTTGCCGACAGCCACGTCAAGCATGGCAGCCACGCTATCGTCGCCGACCGCTCGATCCAGGAGCTGACACGCGACCTCGCCTTCTTCGATGCCGACGGCGTCATCGCTACCGGCCAGCGGACCGGCAATTCGGCAACGATGGAGGAGATCGAGGAAATCGGCGCGGCGACACACCTGCCGCTGCTCGTCGGCTCCGGCGTCAACAAGGACAATATCGTCGATATTCTGAGCCGCACCAATGGCGTCATCGTTGCGTCTTCGCTGAAGCACGGCGGCGTCTGGTGGAACCCGGTCGACGTCGAGCGCGTGCGCGCCTTCCGGGCGGCGGCCGAACCGGGACTGGAGGGCTGA
- a CDS encoding TenA family protein encodes MAAESLSARILRENDAVLGAMLNHRFVEDVKNDRLSKEAFERYLVYEGAFVDSAISIFAYAAATAKTMTQKRWLIAVLDALANEQITYFERTFASCGIDPSSFDTGIAEVEAFRAGMLEIARQGGFLDTVAAMFAAEWMYWTWSKEAANRPISNPLLKEWVDLHVDPNFAAQAQWLKNELDMAGETLEEDEKARLSAIFGRAMQLEIDFHDASYL; translated from the coding sequence ATGGCGGCAGAGAGCCTTTCGGCCCGCATCCTGCGCGAGAACGACGCTGTCCTTGGCGCGATGCTGAACCACCGCTTCGTCGAGGACGTGAAAAATGACAGGCTGAGCAAGGAGGCGTTCGAGCGTTATCTCGTCTATGAAGGCGCCTTCGTCGACAGCGCCATTTCGATCTTTGCCTATGCGGCGGCGACCGCCAAGACGATGACGCAGAAGCGCTGGCTAATCGCGGTTCTCGACGCGCTTGCCAACGAGCAGATCACCTATTTCGAGCGCACCTTCGCCAGCTGCGGCATCGATCCCTCGTCCTTCGACACCGGCATCGCCGAGGTCGAGGCCTTTCGCGCCGGCATGTTGGAAATCGCCCGCCAGGGCGGCTTCCTCGATACGGTCGCGGCGATGTTTGCGGCCGAGTGGATGTACTGGACTTGGTCGAAGGAAGCAGCTAACCGCCCGATCAGCAATCCGCTCTTGAAGGAATGGGTCGACCTGCATGTCGATCCGAATTTTGCCGCCCAGGCGCAATGGTTGAAGAATGAACTCGACATGGCAGGAGAAACGCTGGAAGAGGATGAAAAAGCGCGGCTCAGCGCGATCTTCGGCCGGGCGATGCAGCTCGAGATCGATTTTCACGATGCGTCTTATCTTTAG
- a CDS encoding ribokinase has product MRAYIVGNVAIDETIAVSELPVIGASILGNAGGSDLGGKGTNQAVVMARCGVPTTLVAPVGRDARADMIRHYLADEPLRSELIEMEGASSDVSIIFRLPGGENAIVTTTESAQSLSLSHVRRILSTAGRGDFMMLQGNLSDQTTRDILEHAREIGMITAFNPSPVRSYFSDLWGLIDVAFLNKGEAQALTGATGRDAAEYLLSRGLREIVLTLGGDGATLVNRHDSIEVPAQICDVVDTTGAGDTFMAAALASCALRGQRLDRLAIEHAVAAAAVTVSRHGTRKAFPTISELEAILR; this is encoded by the coding sequence ATGCGCGCCTACATAGTCGGTAACGTCGCCATCGACGAAACCATCGCCGTCTCCGAACTTCCCGTCATCGGCGCTTCCATCCTCGGCAATGCCGGCGGAAGCGATCTCGGCGGCAAGGGCACGAACCAGGCGGTCGTCATGGCCCGCTGCGGCGTGCCGACAACGCTGGTGGCGCCCGTCGGCAGGGATGCGAGGGCCGATATGATACGCCATTACCTCGCGGACGAGCCGCTTCGGAGCGAACTGATCGAAATGGAAGGGGCGTCGAGCGATGTCTCGATCATCTTCCGGCTGCCAGGCGGTGAGAATGCCATCGTCACGACGACGGAATCGGCGCAGAGCCTGTCCCTGTCTCATGTCAGGCGGATCCTGTCGACGGCCGGTCGCGGCGATTTCATGATGCTGCAGGGCAATCTGTCCGACCAGACGACCCGCGATATCCTGGAGCATGCAAGAGAGATCGGCATGATCACCGCGTTCAATCCCTCGCCGGTGCGCTCCTATTTCTCCGATCTTTGGGGGTTGATCGACGTCGCCTTCCTCAACAAGGGTGAGGCGCAGGCCCTGACGGGAGCGACGGGCAGGGATGCAGCCGAATATCTGTTGAGCCGCGGGCTGCGCGAAATCGTCCTGACGCTGGGCGGCGACGGCGCGACGCTCGTGAACCGGCACGATAGCATCGAAGTGCCCGCCCAGATCTGCGATGTTGTGGATACAACGGGCGCAGGCGATACGTTCATGGCCGCAGCACTTGCATCCTGCGCGCTGCGCGGACAGCGGCTGGACAGGTTAGCCATCGAACACGCAGTTGCAGCCGCGGCCGTCACCGTCTCAAGACATGGAACAAGAAAGGCGTTTCCGACCATTTCCGAGCTTGAAGCGATCCTGAGATAA
- a CDS encoding inositol monophosphatase family protein yields MTSSQISARLSPTASSRLVVLAETVLKAGETARGSLRRRTSAEMLAKAPRDYQTEIDVAVERIIVDEMAKAFPDYAIQGEEAVGNRTAGPDTPIIYIDPIDGTTNYAWGIPHFGMTISIVESGRLVMGVVYDAMQDELFSVEIGGGAYLNGERIRCADVGDIENVLVGAGLPIPGQVTAVAEETYFEAIKRLMANTAGVRRLGSAALSIAYVACGRLDGFFEDGLAIHDFGASALMVEEAGGIVTRFSGAKVVGKSDILAASKALHPWLLEGFQSKA; encoded by the coding sequence ATGACATCTTCCCAGATTTCCGCGCGTCTTTCCCCGACCGCCTCGTCCCGTCTCGTCGTGCTTGCCGAAACAGTATTGAAGGCGGGCGAAACTGCCCGCGGCTCGCTGCGGCGGCGAACGTCGGCAGAAATGCTCGCCAAGGCGCCGCGCGATTATCAGACCGAAATCGATGTCGCCGTCGAGCGGATCATCGTCGACGAGATGGCGAAGGCCTTCCCGGACTATGCCATCCAGGGCGAGGAAGCCGTCGGCAACCGCACGGCGGGTCCGGACACTCCGATCATCTACATCGACCCGATCGACGGCACGACCAATTACGCCTGGGGCATTCCGCATTTCGGCATGACGATCTCGATCGTCGAAAGCGGCAGGCTCGTCATGGGCGTCGTCTATGACGCCATGCAGGACGAGCTGTTCAGTGTCGAGATCGGTGGCGGCGCCTATCTGAACGGCGAACGTATCCGCTGCGCCGATGTCGGTGACATCGAGAATGTGCTTGTCGGTGCCGGGCTGCCGATCCCCGGCCAGGTCACGGCGGTTGCGGAAGAGACCTATTTCGAGGCCATCAAACGCCTGATGGCGAACACGGCAGGTGTGCGCCGCCTCGGCTCGGCGGCACTGTCGATTGCCTATGTCGCCTGCGGCCGGCTGGACGGATTCTTCGAAGACGGGCTCGCGATCCATGATTTCGGCGCCTCGGCGCTGATGGTCGAAGAGGCGGGCGGCATCGTCACCCGTTTTTCCGGCGCTAAGGTTGTCGGAAAGAGCGATATCCTGGCCGCCAGCAAGGCGCTGCATCCCTGGCTGCTGGAAGGCTTCCAGAGCAAGGCGTGA
- a CDS encoding ABC transporter ATP-binding protein gives MAHLSIEGVSKLFGTAFAVRDFSLEVGDGELVCLLGPSGSGKSTLLRMIGGFERPSGGTIRIDAKDVTVLPPERRPTGMVFQSHALWTHMDVFNNIAFGLKLRRLPKAEIRQRVEDALALVGLADYGRRMTTQLSGGQQQRVALARSLVLEPKILLLDEPFASLDQHLRERLREEVRDIQQRLGITTLFVTHGQDEALALADRIVVMRDGGTEQIAPPSTIYRQPQTAFVAGFIGSMNFVQSRVRNGVCEHPLFPLPVPVEDGPVTLAARPEALTIRPSERVDAATVHRIVDFGTHKTVDVDLADGSRLKAMVAPDDRIRAGMRVEPHFAGFFVFRDNELVHQSMPAKGDVEIEELLRV, from the coding sequence ATGGCACATCTTTCGATCGAGGGCGTTTCGAAGCTGTTCGGGACCGCCTTTGCCGTTCGCGACTTCTCGCTCGAAGTCGGAGACGGCGAGCTCGTCTGCCTGCTCGGCCCATCCGGTTCCGGCAAGTCGACGCTTCTCAGGATGATCGGCGGCTTCGAGCGCCCAAGCGGCGGAACGATCCGCATCGACGCGAAGGATGTGACGGTGCTGCCGCCCGAGCGGCGCCCGACCGGCATGGTGTTCCAGAGCCATGCGCTCTGGACGCACATGGACGTCTTCAACAATATCGCCTTCGGCCTGAAGCTCCGCCGGCTGCCGAAAGCGGAAATCCGGCAACGCGTCGAGGATGCTTTGGCCCTGGTCGGCCTCGCCGATTACGGGCGGCGGATGACGACGCAACTCTCCGGCGGTCAGCAGCAGCGCGTCGCGCTTGCCCGCTCGCTCGTGCTTGAGCCGAAGATCCTTCTGCTCGACGAGCCCTTCGCCAGCCTCGACCAGCATCTGCGCGAAAGGCTGCGGGAGGAAGTGCGCGATATCCAGCAGCGCCTTGGCATCACCACGCTCTTCGTCACCCACGGCCAGGACGAGGCCCTAGCGCTCGCCGACCGGATCGTCGTCATGCGCGACGGAGGCACCGAACAGATCGCGCCGCCGAGCACCATCTACCGGCAGCCGCAGACGGCTTTCGTCGCCGGGTTCATCGGCTCGATGAATTTTGTCCAGAGCCGCGTTAGAAACGGCGTCTGTGAGCATCCGCTGTTCCCGCTTCCGGTTCCCGTCGAGGATGGGCCGGTGACGCTGGCCGCCCGCCCGGAAGCGCTGACCATCCGTCCCTCGGAGCGGGTCGATGCCGCGACAGTCCATCGCATCGTCGATTTCGGCACCCACAAGACGGTCGATGTCGATCTTGCCGACGGCAGCCGCCTGAAGGCGATGGTCGCGCCGGACGATCGCATCCGGGCCGGGATGAGGGTCGAGCCGCATTTCGCCGGCTTTTTCGTCTTCCGCGACAACGAGCTCGTCCATCAGTCGATGCCGGCAAAGGGCGATGTGGAGATCGAAGAGCTCCTGCGGGTTTAG
- a CDS encoding ABC transporter permease codes for MSAGRSGTDLRFDWIGMLFACLLTLFIALPLIVVGTWAFTEVWRYPSVIPQQFGLRFWGQTLARPDVWEALFLSLRLTTTVTILSAVICLPAAYAFARMRFPGRNILFLSFLASHAFPKFGLLVAIAGIFLQLGLISTFWGVVLIQLVGTLMLMIWIPVAAFQNVDRRMEEAARDAGATPLRVFWSITLPQAGPTIAAALLLTFVGTFYETEGAWLIGAPQVRTMPVLMISFINNQIVVQYGAVLSVMLWVPSFIALMFARRVIGTGAFARGFGA; via the coding sequence ATGAGTGCCGGTAGATCGGGTACGGATCTTCGCTTCGACTGGATCGGCATGCTCTTCGCGTGCCTGCTGACGTTGTTCATCGCGCTGCCGCTGATCGTCGTCGGAACGTGGGCTTTCACCGAGGTCTGGCGTTATCCATCGGTGATCCCGCAGCAGTTCGGCCTGCGTTTCTGGGGCCAGACGCTGGCGCGTCCGGATGTCTGGGAAGCGCTCTTCCTCAGCCTGCGGCTGACGACGACGGTGACCATTCTTTCCGCCGTCATCTGCCTTCCCGCGGCTTACGCCTTCGCCCGCATGCGCTTTCCCGGCAGGAACATCCTGTTCCTGTCGTTCCTCGCATCGCATGCCTTCCCGAAATTCGGCCTGCTCGTCGCCATTGCCGGCATCTTCCTACAGCTCGGCCTGATCAGCACTTTCTGGGGCGTCGTGCTGATCCAGCTTGTCGGCACGCTGATGCTGATGATCTGGATCCCGGTCGCAGCCTTCCAGAATGTCGACCGGCGCATGGAAGAGGCGGCGCGCGATGCGGGTGCCACGCCGCTGCGCGTCTTCTGGTCGATCACCCTGCCGCAGGCCGGACCCACGATCGCTGCCGCACTGCTTTTGACCTTCGTCGGCACCTTCTACGAGACGGAAGGTGCCTGGCTGATCGGCGCGCCTCAGGTCCGCACCATGCCGGTGCTGATGATCAGCTTCATCAACAATCAGATCGTCGTGCAATACGGCGCCGTGCTGTCAGTCATGTTGTGGGTGCCGTCCTTCATCGCGCTGATGTTTGCCCGCCGCGTGATCGGCACCGGCGCCTTTGCAAGAGGTTTTGGCGCGTGA
- a CDS encoding ABC transporter permease encodes MSTDTAPAVLRRHRSINRGSSIGLLLVALPVLLLAWLIVFPIFSAVVGTIFVRGPDGATEFSLASYRFFFTDGYSLGNLWLTLWTTAVCGILLLAIGLPIALYLRFSQGRLAAYVQALAIFPMFVPSIILAYALIRTIGPNGTVDLLLNAVSLPKLRTPYLTPWGPVIGLVWDNLPLTVLMLTAGLSSVSNSAIEAARDVGARPLRVFVSIILPRMGNSLLVTASFAVLGIFSAFTLPYVLGSASPEMMGPFMQRTFADMNDPLNAMTQAVITFGFCLVFGIFYIRSIARNREAQP; translated from the coding sequence ATGTCCACTGACACTGCGCCGGCGGTTCTGCGCCGTCACCGGTCCATCAACAGGGGGAGTTCCATCGGGCTCCTCCTCGTTGCCCTACCGGTCCTCCTGCTCGCATGGCTGATCGTCTTTCCGATCTTTTCGGCTGTCGTCGGCACGATCTTCGTTCGGGGCCCCGACGGCGCGACGGAATTCTCGCTTGCCTCCTATCGCTTCTTCTTCACCGATGGCTACAGCCTCGGCAATCTGTGGCTGACGCTCTGGACCACCGCCGTCTGCGGTATTCTGCTTCTGGCGATTGGCCTTCCGATCGCGCTATACCTCCGCTTCTCGCAAGGGCGACTTGCCGCCTATGTGCAGGCTCTTGCGATCTTCCCGATGTTCGTGCCGTCGATCATTCTCGCCTATGCGCTGATCAGGACGATCGGGCCGAACGGCACCGTCGACCTGCTGCTGAACGCCGTCAGCCTGCCCAAGCTGCGCACGCCCTATCTGACGCCGTGGGGACCGGTCATCGGCCTCGTCTGGGACAATCTTCCCCTGACGGTGCTGATGCTGACGGCGGGGCTTTCCTCCGTTTCGAACAGCGCGATCGAAGCCGCCCGCGATGTCGGCGCAAGGCCGCTTCGGGTCTTCGTCTCGATCATCCTGCCGCGCATGGGGAACTCGCTGCTGGTGACTGCTTCCTTTGCGGTGCTTGGCATCTTCTCCGCCTTCACCCTGCCCTATGTGCTCGGCTCCGCATCGCCGGAGATGATGGGGCCGTTCATGCAGCGCACCTTCGCCGACATGAACGACCCACTGAACGCCATGACCCAGGCCGTCATCACATTCGGCTTCTGCCTGGTCTTCGGTATCTTCTATATCAGGTCGATCGCCCGCAACCGCGAGGCCCAGCCATGA